From Syngnathus scovelli strain Florida chromosome 14, RoL_Ssco_1.2, whole genome shotgun sequence, one genomic window encodes:
- the LOC125980907 gene encoding histone-binding protein RBBP4 yields the protein MADKDAAFDDAVEERVINEEYKIWKKNTPFLYDLVMTHALEWPSLTAQWLPDVTRPEGKDYSVHRLVLGTHTSDEQNHLVIASVQLPNDDAQFDASHYDSEKGEFGGFGSVSGKIEIEIKINHEGEVNRARYMPQNPCIIATKTPTSDVLVFDYTKHPSKPDPSGECTPDLRLRGHQKEGYGLSWNPNLSGCLLSASDDHTICLWDISTVPKEGKIVDAKTIFTGHTAVVEDVSWHLLHESLFGSVADDQKLMIWDTRSNNTSKPSHAVDAHTAEVNCLSFNPYSEFILATGSADKTVALWDLRNLKLKLHSFESHKDEIFQVQWSPHNETILASSGTDRRLNVWDLSKIGEEQSPEDAEDGPPELLFIHGGHTAKISDFSWNPNEPWVICSVSEDNIMQVWQMAENIYNDEDPEGVADSEVQA from the exons CTGCCTTTGACGATGCTGTGGAGGAGAGGGTCATCAATGAGGAGTACAAGATCTGGAAGAAGAACACTCCATTTCTCTATGACCTGGTCATGACTCATGCCCTGGAGTGGCCCAGTCTCACTGCCCAGTGGCTTCCAGATGTCACCAG ACCAGAAGGAAAGGACTACAGTGTACACAGGCTGGTTCTGGGGACACACACCTCAGATGAGCAGAATCATCTTGTGATTGCTAGCGTTCAGCTCCCCAATGATGACGCCCAGTTCGATGCCTCCCACTATGACAGTGAGAAAGGAG AGTTTGGTGGTTTTGGTTCTGTGAGTGGAAAGATTGAAATTGAGATCAAAATCAACCATGAAGGAGAAGTCAACCGAGCCCGGTACATGCCCCAGAACCCTTGCATTATCGCCACCAAGACCCCAACCAGTGATGTGCTGGTCTTTGATTATACTAAGCACCCATCCAAGCCAG ACCCTTCTGGAGAATGTACTCCAGACCTTCGCTTGAGGGGTCACCAGAAAGAGGGCTATGGCCTCTCGTGGAATCCAAACCTAAGCGGCTGCCTCCTCAGTGCTTCGGATGACCat ACTATCTGCTTGTGGGACATCAGCACGGTGCCCAAAGAGGGAAAGATAGTGGATGCCAAGACCATCTTCACAGGTCACACTGCTGTTGTGGAGGATGTCTCCTGGCACTTGCTCCACGAGTCACTCTTTGGATCTGTGGCCGATGACCAGAAACTCATGAT CTGGGACACACGATCCAACAACACTTCCAAGCCCAGTCATGCTGTGGATGCCCACACTGCTGAGGTCAACTGCTTGTCTTTCAATCCATACAGTGAATTCATACTGGCCACTGGCTCTGCAGACAAG ACCGTGGCTCTGTGGGACCTGAGAAACCTAAAGCTGAAGCTGCACTCCTTTGAGTCTCACAAAGATGAGATATTCCAG GTGCAGTGGTCTCCTCATAACGAAACCATCCTGGCCTCAAGTGGCACAGACCGAAGGCTAAACGTGTGGGATCTCAGTAAGAtcggggaggagcagtctcctgAAGATGCAGAAGATGGACCTCCAGAGCTGCTG ttcatCCATGGTGGACACACAGCGAAGATATCAGACTTCTCGTGGAACCCCAACGAGCCGTGGGTCATCTGTTCTGTGTCAGAGGACAACATCATGCAAGTGTGGCAAATG gCTGAAAACATCTACAACGATGAAGACCCTGAAGGGGTAGCAGATTCTGAGGTTCAAGCATGA